The Sylvia atricapilla isolate bSylAtr1 chromosome 12, bSylAtr1.pri, whole genome shotgun sequence genome has a segment encoding these proteins:
- the C12H19orf12 gene encoding protein C19orf12 homolog isoform X4, with product MPIRTDDVMALLSHLATVKGMKAAVAHSGRGALVTGASAFLGGVLGGPPGIAVGGAVGGLIGWITSEDFKPVPQILMELPAAEKQKLCAEATAVVKNLNWIDAAQLIALVMANSSLTDKVLGVLTTYLTNELKAQIRYAE from the exons ATGCCGATCCGCACCGATGACGTGATGGCGCTGCTCAGCCACCTGGCCACGGTGAAGGGCATGAAAGCTGCTGTGGCACATTCTGGCCGGGGAGCCCTGGTGACAGGAGCATCAGCCTTTTTGGGTGGGGTGCTGGGAGGCCCCCCTGGCATCGCTGTAG GAGGAGCAGTTGGTGGATTGATTGGATGGATAACTTCTGAAGATTTCAAGCCAGTCCCTCAGATTTTAATGGAAttgcctgctgctgagaaacagaaacTCTGTGCTGAAGCCACAGCTGTTGTCAAGAACTTAAACTGGATTGATGCTGCTCAGCTGATTGCTCTTGTAATGGCAAATTCTAGTCTCACAGACAAGGTGTTAGGAGTGCTGACCACTTACCTTACCAATGAGCTAAAAGCACAAATAAGATATGCAGAATAA
- the C12H19orf12 gene encoding protein C19orf12 homolog isoform X3: MMSTMIQTAAGVGLGEMPIRTDDVMALLSHLATVKGMKAAVAHSGRGALVTGASAFLGGVLGGPPGIAVGGAVGGLIGWITSEDFKPVPQILMELPAAEKQKLCAEATAVVKNLNWIDAAQLIALVMANSSLTDKVLGVLTTYLTNELKAQIRYAE, translated from the exons GAGTTGGGCTGGGCGAGATGCCGATCCGCACCGATGACGTGATGGCGCTGCTCAGCCACCTGGCCACGGTGAAGGGCATGAAAGCTGCTGTGGCACATTCTGGCCGGGGAGCCCTGGTGACAGGAGCATCAGCCTTTTTGGGTGGGGTGCTGGGAGGCCCCCCTGGCATCGCTGTAG GAGGAGCAGTTGGTGGATTGATTGGATGGATAACTTCTGAAGATTTCAAGCCAGTCCCTCAGATTTTAATGGAAttgcctgctgctgagaaacagaaacTCTGTGCTGAAGCCACAGCTGTTGTCAAGAACTTAAACTGGATTGATGCTGCTCAGCTGATTGCTCTTGTAATGGCAAATTCTAGTCTCACAGACAAGGTGTTAGGAGTGCTGACCACTTACCTTACCAATGAGCTAAAAGCACAAATAAGATATGCAGAATAA
- the C12H19orf12 gene encoding protein C19orf12 homolog isoform X1 yields MLGGPPGIFIGVGLGEMPIRTDDVMALLSHLATVKGMKAAVAHSGRGALVTGASAFLGGVLGGPPGIAVGGAVGGLIGWITSEDFKPVPQILMELPAAEKQKLCAEATAVVKNLNWIDAAQLIALVMANSSLTDKVLGVLTTYLTNELKAQIRYAE; encoded by the exons GAGTTGGGCTGGGCGAGATGCCGATCCGCACCGATGACGTGATGGCGCTGCTCAGCCACCTGGCCACGGTGAAGGGCATGAAAGCTGCTGTGGCACATTCTGGCCGGGGAGCCCTGGTGACAGGAGCATCAGCCTTTTTGGGTGGGGTGCTGGGAGGCCCCCCTGGCATCGCTGTAG GAGGAGCAGTTGGTGGATTGATTGGATGGATAACTTCTGAAGATTTCAAGCCAGTCCCTCAGATTTTAATGGAAttgcctgctgctgagaaacagaaacTCTGTGCTGAAGCCACAGCTGTTGTCAAGAACTTAAACTGGATTGATGCTGCTCAGCTGATTGCTCTTGTAATGGCAAATTCTAGTCTCACAGACAAGGTGTTAGGAGTGCTGACCACTTACCTTACCAATGAGCTAAAAGCACAAATAAGATATGCAGAATAA